One stretch of Streptomyces sp. 135 DNA includes these proteins:
- a CDS encoding wax ester/triacylglycerol synthase family O-acyltransferase, which translates to MWRLETHTTSGPSSSCCSFSTGRSTTGPVGGTVRRPNICRGWPRGSRARGGPGAPAGAVPSFDPARHLRRVRAPGKAARAEVLHLAERFGETPFVSARPPWECLVVDRLDHGRSAYILKISRHCRRAAAGELFLRQAAAAP; encoded by the coding sequence ATGTGGCGGCTGGAGACGCACACGACGTCTGGCCCGTCGTCCTCCTGCTGCTCATTCTCGACAGGGAGGTCGACGACGGGCCCTGTGGGTGGCACCGTCAGGCGGCCGAACATCTGCCGAGGATGGCCGCGCGGGTCACGAGCCCGCGGCGGCCCGGGCGCGCCCGCTGGAGCCGTACCCTCCTTCGACCCGGCCCGTCACCTCCGGCGGGTGCGGGCGCCCGGAAAAGCCGCTCGGGCGGAGGTACTACACCTCGCCGAACGCTTCGGCGAGACTCCTTTCGTTTCGGCTCGTCCGCCCTGGGAGTGCCTGGTGGTCGACAGGCTCGACCACGGCCGGTCCGCCTACATCCTCAAGATCTCACGCCATTGCCGACGGGCTGCGGCTGGGGAACTGTTCCTGCGCCAGGCCGCCGCCGCTCCATGA
- a CDS encoding WS/DGAT domain-containing protein: protein MGNHWFVIRFEVPSDLSDTASRIAAGRAAVNGVYNRDALDWMGGVARVAPLLPSRWLQWSFRLFAASHDFVISNMPGPRTTLQVAGTDVDQVYGIAPTLGAAVTATTVSYRDTCHVLLNVDPAVVDDTAFFRTACAAGCSR from the coding sequence ATGGGCAACCACTGGTTCGTCATCCGCTTCGAGGTTCCCTCCGACCTGTCCGACACAGCCAGCCGGATCGCGGCGGGCCGCGCCGCGGTCAACGGCGTGTACAACCGGGACGCACTGGACTGGATGGGAGGTGTCGCCCGGGTGGCACCGTTGCTGCCGTCCAGATGGCTTCAGTGGTCCTTCCGGCTCTTCGCCGCGTCGCACGACTTCGTCATCAGCAACATGCCCGGCCCCCGGACCACCCTCCAAGTGGCGGGAACAGACGTCGACCAGGTCTACGGCATCGCCCCGACCCTGGGCGCCGCCGTCACAGCCACCACCGTGTCCTACCGGGACACCTGCCACGTGCTGCTCAATGTCGATCCCGCCGTGGTGGACGACACCGCGTTCTTCCGGACTGCCTGTGCAGCAGGCTGTTCGAGGTGA
- a CDS encoding RHS repeat-associated core domain-containing protein codes for MPDVKVGPNKPASSQAERKPSSEVAAWRAQQKKRTEGGSARSVREIPAHVPEGQGDVPWHKISNFAITDALTARINFSTGNLMLTAIDFSIAGVGQQLTLARTYNSLEAPWGKVSQRWWQQYERYLQVLNDEVVLYDTSGDTLRFKKAADGTFTTPKGYSKELKKNTDGTYTVTNWKSHSKDTYNEHGTLTKVTDKNKGTVTVTQHDEGGEHKGFKLTETRSGRWIDLVKTDASQWQAKDNSGRTAVLDLDPDGNLHKTTDAEGKTTTFGYDTSNRLTKITTAEGRVTVFTYDEANRVTSMLRATELNGTGHTGPTWTYAYDTTSPTAAGTTTVTDPEKHATKYKHDGDGQVTDVTDALDRNRKTKFDANHNVDTATDAMGTGTTGGNVTDYGFNTRNNLESIKSPTGGKSVTSWQTIAGGDVPKDSTNADGEKTAFTYDTAGNTKSVAQTGTGGGSVSYTYNPATPDCGGFEGQRCAAETKMSSTKTVKTSFTYDGKGNLTKAVPPKPLGETTFTYDSLGRTETLTDGRGIKKVFTYDNLDRIKTVSTPNGTVRYWYDGDGNLRQRDDSTGTVTYKFDPLQRETIRTLQDGSQTLLAYTPAGNVDYYQDPAGKTDYTWNEVNKLKELRDPAGKVTTYKYNNNDVRTETAYPGGTVQTVDVDNSSRPKKITAKSGKGTLVDLAYTYGYGTDAATDGNKIRTLTDAVAGTKTSYTYDGAGRFSYAAENKGSALNSSWQYCYDLAGNLTSQGTEKGCPRGTTYSINDAQQITAKDGSSTNWSYDAEGNETAGASTPDGTRTGEKWSDHSQLSSLTVGGTTYAGQYGSTDQSERIKLGDTWFHNGPLGLSATSTAGRDTGFNREPGGTLNSMTGDGKTYFYLTDAIGSVVAVTDESGTKVNNYSYSPRGVTRASSSEKITQPYRFAGGYQDPTGLYHFAARYYDPNVGRFNSPDPSGQEQNPYLYAEGDPVNRIDPGGTLSLDGVMDTVGKAGDAIAAGEFLGQLATGDYRAVAGTAISFAADKAFTAGCTYLTGGAGAIPCAVGGMAVGEAADSAYEDATD; via the coding sequence ATGCCCGACGTGAAGGTCGGACCGAACAAGCCCGCGTCATCGCAGGCCGAACGCAAGCCCTCGAGCGAGGTCGCGGCCTGGCGCGCGCAGCAGAAGAAGCGCACTGAGGGCGGCTCGGCCCGCTCTGTCCGGGAGATCCCCGCTCACGTGCCCGAGGGGCAGGGCGATGTTCCGTGGCACAAGATCAGCAATTTCGCCATCACCGACGCGCTGACGGCCCGGATCAACTTCTCCACGGGCAACCTGATGCTGACCGCCATCGACTTCTCCATCGCGGGCGTCGGCCAGCAGCTCACCCTCGCGCGCACCTACAACTCCCTCGAGGCGCCGTGGGGCAAGGTGTCCCAGCGCTGGTGGCAGCAGTACGAGCGCTACCTACAGGTCCTCAACGACGAGGTGGTGCTGTACGACACCTCCGGCGACACCCTGCGCTTCAAGAAGGCCGCGGACGGCACCTTCACCACGCCCAAGGGTTATTCGAAGGAGCTGAAGAAGAACACCGACGGCACCTACACCGTCACCAACTGGAAGTCGCACTCGAAGGACACCTACAACGAGCACGGCACCCTGACCAAGGTCACGGACAAGAACAAGGGCACCGTCACCGTCACCCAGCACGACGAGGGCGGCGAGCACAAGGGCTTCAAGCTGACCGAGACCCGCTCGGGCCGCTGGATCGACCTGGTCAAGACCGACGCCTCGCAGTGGCAGGCCAAGGACAACTCCGGCCGCACCGCCGTCCTTGACCTCGACCCCGACGGCAACCTGCACAAGACCACCGATGCCGAAGGCAAGACCACCACCTTCGGCTACGACACCTCCAACCGCCTCACTAAAATCACCACGGCAGAGGGCCGGGTCACCGTCTTCACCTACGACGAAGCCAACCGCGTCACCTCCATGCTGCGCGCCACCGAGCTCAACGGCACCGGCCATACCGGGCCGACATGGACGTACGCGTACGACACCACTTCGCCCACGGCCGCGGGCACGACGACGGTGACCGATCCGGAGAAGCACGCGACGAAGTACAAGCACGACGGGGACGGTCAGGTCACCGATGTCACCGACGCGCTCGACCGGAACCGGAAGACGAAGTTCGACGCGAACCACAACGTCGACACGGCCACCGACGCGATGGGCACCGGTACCACCGGCGGCAACGTCACCGACTACGGGTTCAACACCCGCAACAACCTGGAGTCCATCAAGTCGCCGACCGGCGGGAAGTCGGTCACGAGCTGGCAGACGATCGCCGGTGGCGACGTACCGAAGGACTCGACGAACGCCGACGGCGAGAAGACCGCCTTCACCTACGACACGGCCGGCAACACGAAGTCGGTTGCTCAGACCGGCACAGGGGGCGGGAGCGTCTCGTACACCTACAACCCGGCCACCCCCGACTGCGGCGGGTTCGAGGGCCAGCGGTGTGCGGCCGAGACGAAGATGTCGTCGACGAAGACGGTCAAGACGTCCTTCACCTACGACGGCAAGGGCAATCTGACCAAGGCCGTCCCGCCGAAGCCGCTGGGCGAGACCACCTTCACGTACGACAGCCTGGGCCGCACCGAGACCCTCACCGACGGCCGGGGCATCAAGAAGGTCTTCACCTACGACAACCTCGACCGGATCAAAACCGTCTCCACGCCCAACGGAACGGTCCGCTACTGGTACGACGGTGACGGCAACCTGCGCCAGCGCGACGACTCCACCGGCACCGTCACCTACAAGTTCGATCCGCTCCAGCGCGAAACGATCCGCACGCTCCAGGACGGCTCTCAGACGCTGCTCGCCTACACCCCCGCGGGCAACGTCGACTACTACCAGGACCCGGCCGGGAAGACCGACTACACCTGGAATGAGGTCAACAAGCTCAAGGAACTGAGGGACCCGGCGGGCAAGGTCACCACGTACAAGTACAACAACAACGACGTCCGCACCGAGACCGCCTACCCCGGTGGCACCGTGCAGACCGTCGACGTCGACAACTCCAGCCGCCCGAAGAAGATCACGGCCAAGTCCGGCAAGGGCACCCTGGTCGACCTCGCCTACACCTACGGATACGGCACCGACGCCGCGACCGACGGCAACAAGATCCGCACCCTGACCGATGCAGTGGCGGGTACGAAGACCAGCTACACCTACGACGGCGCGGGACGCTTCTCCTACGCGGCGGAGAACAAGGGCTCGGCCCTCAACTCCTCCTGGCAGTACTGCTACGACCTGGCCGGAAACCTCACCAGCCAGGGCACCGAGAAGGGCTGCCCGCGCGGCACCACCTACAGCATCAACGACGCGCAGCAGATCACCGCCAAGGACGGCTCGTCCACGAACTGGTCCTACGACGCCGAGGGAAACGAGACCGCGGGAGCCTCCACACCGGACGGCACTCGCACGGGCGAGAAGTGGTCGGATCACAGCCAGTTGTCCTCACTGACGGTGGGTGGCACAACCTATGCCGGCCAGTACGGTTCCACCGACCAGAGCGAGCGGATCAAGCTCGGCGACACCTGGTTCCATAACGGGCCGCTGGGCCTGTCGGCCACCTCAACTGCCGGGAGAGACACCGGCTTCAACCGTGAACCCGGGGGCACACTCAACTCCATGACCGGGGACGGGAAGACGTACTTCTACCTCACCGACGCGATCGGCTCCGTCGTCGCGGTCACGGACGAGTCTGGCACCAAGGTCAACAACTACTCCTACAGCCCCCGCGGCGTCACCCGCGCGTCCAGCAGCGAGAAGATCACCCAGCCCTACCGGTTCGCCGGCGGCTACCAGGACCCGACCGGCCTGTACCACTTCGCGGCCCGCTACTACGACCCCAACGTCGGCCGGTTCAACAGCCCCGACCCTTCCGGCCAGGAACAGAACCCCTACCTCTACGCCGAAGGCGACCCGGTCAACCGCATCGACCCGGGCGGAACGCTCAGCCTCGACGGAGTGATGGACACAGTGGGGAAAGCCGGTGACGCTATCGCCGCCGGGGAATTCCTCGGGCAGTTGGCGACCGGTGACTATAGAGCAGTCGCTGGAACGGCAATCAGCTTCGCGGCGGACAAAGCCTTCACCGCAGGCTGTACATACCTGACCGGCGGAGCAGGAGCCATCCCCTGTGCTGTTGGTGGCATGGCCGTCGGCGAGGCCGCAGACTCAGCGTACGAAGACGCCACCGACTGA
- a CDS encoding HNH endonuclease family protein, protein MTLEQAVAALPMAAEVREGYQRSRFQHWTDEDRDGCNTREEVLIAESRTAPTIAAGCKVTAGEWHSYYDGETLTQPRGLDIAHMVPLAEAWDSGASTWSAERRTAYANDLGDERSLVAVTARSNRSKSDQDPAEWQPPLADARCTYTTHWVATKLRWGLTVDQTEREALRELAAGCGQETVEHEPAG, encoded by the coding sequence ATGACGCTGGAGCAGGCGGTCGCCGCTCTGCCTATGGCCGCGGAGGTACGGGAGGGATACCAGCGCTCCCGCTTCCAGCACTGGACCGACGAGGACCGTGATGGGTGCAACACCCGCGAGGAGGTCCTCATCGCCGAGTCCCGCACCGCCCCGACCATCGCAGCGGGCTGCAAGGTCACCGCAGGGGAGTGGCACTCGTACTACGACGGTGAGACCCTCACCCAGCCCCGCGGCCTGGACATCGCCCACATGGTGCCGCTCGCCGAAGCCTGGGACTCCGGCGCCAGCACGTGGAGTGCGGAGCGCCGCACCGCCTACGCCAACGACCTCGGTGACGAGCGGTCGCTCGTAGCTGTGACCGCGCGGAGCAACCGGTCGAAGTCCGACCAGGACCCGGCCGAATGGCAGCCGCCGCTCGCCGATGCCCGCTGTACCTACACCACGCACTGGGTGGCGACCAAGCTCCGCTGGGGCCTGACCGTGGACCAAACGGAACGGGAGGCGCTGCGGGAGCTGGCTGCCGGGTGCGGGCAGGAGACGGTGGAGCACGAGCCCGCCGGCTGA
- a CDS encoding SUKH-4 family immunity protein has product MPTYDHLTEWVGLGHVARAGQDVVAGWRIPGSMKAQLVEVGIPVAPRLIERVVMQSEAEPALLTSRGPLYRLTDQADPDDQAERPSFGVEPETGAVYFVMPNGEAWFANSGVDVWLDVLQRYAVASQPQSFSASRTAPRSTSLQRRKSGPSPS; this is encoded by the coding sequence ATGCCGACGTACGACCACCTGACCGAGTGGGTCGGCCTGGGGCATGTTGCACGAGCCGGACAGGACGTTGTGGCCGGCTGGCGGATCCCTGGCTCCATGAAGGCACAGCTCGTCGAGGTGGGCATCCCGGTAGCTCCGCGCCTCATTGAACGAGTCGTGATGCAGAGCGAGGCTGAGCCAGCCCTGCTCACGTCCCGGGGTCCGCTCTATCGTCTCACCGATCAGGCGGACCCCGATGATCAGGCCGAGCGGCCATCGTTCGGCGTCGAGCCGGAGACCGGGGCGGTCTACTTCGTCATGCCGAACGGGGAGGCATGGTTCGCCAACTCGGGTGTCGACGTGTGGCTCGACGTCCTTCAACGCTACGCAGTCGCGTCGCAGCCTCAGAGCTTCTCAGCGAGCCGGACGGCCCCGAGGAGTACCTCTCTGCAGAGGAGGAAGAGCGGGCCTTCGCCGAGCTGA
- a CDS encoding YrhB domain-containing protein, which translates to MISKERAVERVESLLATMQLAHELVVHEVKEHALGWLVFWNSAEYARTRDLRDLLVGGGPYLVDRYDGSVHHIPVTTWVGEDWEELYLRQIKEVRAHDPLAASVLALMNSAGTVAAMHHLRKQAPRLSLQEARTYVMAVRNGAEPPHELADLTREEEVCPPLAIETVAGPDRL; encoded by the coding sequence GTGATCTCAAAAGAGCGTGCCGTCGAACGGGTGGAGTCGTTGCTGGCCACCATGCAGCTGGCACACGAGCTGGTCGTCCACGAGGTGAAGGAGCACGCGCTGGGCTGGCTCGTCTTCTGGAACTCGGCGGAGTACGCCCGCACCCGCGATCTGCGCGATCTCCTCGTCGGCGGCGGCCCCTACCTGGTGGACCGGTACGACGGGAGCGTCCACCACATCCCTGTCACCACGTGGGTGGGCGAGGACTGGGAGGAGCTCTACCTCCGGCAGATCAAGGAGGTGCGGGCGCACGACCCCCTGGCTGCTTCCGTGCTCGCGCTGATGAACTCCGCCGGGACGGTGGCCGCGATGCATCACCTCCGCAAGCAGGCTCCGCGCTTGAGCCTGCAGGAGGCGAGGACCTACGTCATGGCCGTCCGAAACGGAGCCGAGCCGCCACACGAACTGGCGGACCTCACCAGGGAAGAAGAGGTCTGCCCACCTCTGGCGATCGAAACAGTGGCCGGCCCGGACCGCCTGTAG
- a CDS encoding actin depolymerization factor/cofilin-like domain-containing protein — translation MDVDEQCMVKADEVKAGKHRYLILKLNDRSTEIVVEKVGDSGDYDAFVADLPASECRWGVYGFDFQGRRLCLITWSPEEAYFKERMVQATCRNDLRRALWSITDEVQAIDYDEVSYEVVSQKVRRGR, via the coding sequence GTGGACGTCGACGAGCAGTGCATGGTGAAAGCCGATGAGGTGAAGGCAGGGAAGCACAGGTACCTGATCCTCAAGCTCAATGACCGCAGCACCGAGATCGTCGTGGAGAAGGTCGGCGACAGCGGTGACTACGACGCGTTCGTCGCGGATCTCCCGGCCTCCGAGTGCCGCTGGGGCGTCTACGGCTTCGACTTCCAGGGACGCCGACTGTGCTTAATCACGTGGTCACCTGAGGAGGCCTACTTCAAGGAGAGGATGGTCCAGGCCACTTGCCGCAACGACCTCAGGAGGGCCCTGTGGAGCATCACAGACGAGGTGCAGGCCATCGACTACGACGAGGTGTCCTACGAGGTTGTGTCACAGAAGGTGAGGCGGGGCCGCTGA
- a CDS encoding NF041680 family putative transposase: MTTTKAVKASLLPAAVRREAFAEASRFRGEFYECLTARRDALFELADAVLRADGAVKSPVDLTLLPEHRRGYGAMYGGLNHGRIDVGRLRIVLAGLSLPRFDGGRLVLAVDVSPWLRSDAPCSAERLFCHVYGRAKTASQFIPGWPYSFVAALEPGATSWTAILDAVRLGPVDDATAVTAAQLRGVVERLIAVGQWQAGDPHIVIVSDAGYDVTRLAWVLRDLPVELVGRVRSDRVMRLPKPPRVYDPKGGRPPKHGPEFRFAKPETWPEPAITTVTATTNYGKAETQAWDRVHPRLTHRSSWLDHDGELPLVEGTLIRLKVEHLSKERDAPPVWLWSSRTGATADDVDRFWQAFLRRFDLEHTFRFAKQTLGWTTPKLRTPEAADRWTWILIVSHTQLRLVRPLAADFRRPGEKPTTSDRLTPARVRRGFRNIRAHLACPARVPKPRGAGPGRPPGARNKHRAPRYDVGKTVKRPETLKAIGKPGRPW, from the coding sequence GTGACCACGACGAAGGCCGTGAAGGCGAGTCTGCTGCCTGCTGCTGTCCGGAGGGAAGCGTTCGCGGAAGCATCACGCTTCCGGGGCGAGTTCTACGAGTGTCTGACCGCTCGGCGGGATGCGTTGTTCGAGCTGGCGGACGCGGTGTTGCGTGCGGACGGTGCGGTGAAGTCTCCGGTGGACTTGACGTTGTTGCCCGAGCATCGTCGTGGGTACGGAGCGATGTACGGCGGTCTGAATCACGGCCGGATCGACGTGGGTCGGCTACGGATAGTGCTGGCCGGGCTGTCGCTGCCGCGGTTCGACGGCGGGCGCCTGGTCCTGGCGGTCGATGTGTCGCCGTGGCTTCGTTCGGACGCGCCGTGCTCGGCCGAGCGGTTGTTTTGCCATGTCTATGGCCGGGCGAAGACGGCGTCGCAGTTCATTCCGGGCTGGCCCTACTCCTTCGTCGCCGCCCTGGAGCCGGGTGCCACGTCCTGGACTGCGATCCTGGACGCGGTCCGGCTGGGACCGGTGGACGACGCGACGGCGGTCACTGCCGCCCAGCTGCGGGGAGTCGTTGAACGGCTCATCGCCGTCGGCCAGTGGCAGGCCGGGGACCCGCATATCGTGATTGTCAGCGATGCTGGCTATGACGTCACCCGCCTGGCCTGGGTCCTGCGCGATCTGCCGGTCGAGCTGGTCGGCCGGGTCCGCTCCGACCGCGTCATGCGACTGCCGAAGCCGCCTCGCGTCTACGACCCGAAGGGCGGCCGGCCGCCCAAGCACGGCCCGGAGTTCCGCTTCGCCAAGCCGGAGACGTGGCCCGAGCCCGCGATCACCACGGTCACCGCCACCACCAACTACGGCAAGGCCGAGACGCAGGCATGGGACCGGGTCCACCCCCGGCTCACCCACCGCTCCTCATGGCTCGACCACGACGGTGAACTGCCCTTGGTCGAGGGTACGTTGATCCGGCTGAAGGTCGAGCATCTGTCGAAGGAACGTGATGCCCCGCCGGTGTGGTTATGGTCCTCCAGGACCGGCGCCACCGCGGACGATGTGGACCGTTTCTGGCAGGCATTTCTCCGCCGATTCGATCTGGAGCACACCTTTCGCTTCGCCAAGCAGACCCTCGGCTGGACCACTCCGAAGCTGCGTACTCCCGAGGCGGCGGACCGCTGGACCTGGATTCTGATCGTCTCCCACACCCAGCTCCGGCTCGTCCGACCGCTGGCCGCAGACTTCCGCCGGCCCGGGGAGAAACCCACCACCTCCGACCGGCTCACCCCGGCCCGGGTCCGCCGGGGGTTCAGGAACATCCGCGCCCACCTCGCCTGCCCGGCCCGTGTTCCCAAACCCCGGGGCGCTGGCCCTGGACGGCCACCCGGCGCCCGGAACAAGCACCGGGCGCCCCGCTACGACGTCGGCAAGACCGTCAAACGCCCGGAGACCCTCAAAGCCATCGGCAAGCCTGGAAGACCTTGGTAG
- a CDS encoding SGNH/GDSL hydrolase family protein: MPDSAAERPSAAPAVFWRGSWAAAQQPLNPNVPGWARQGFANQSVRQVVRLTMGGTMVRVRLSNLYGTTPLRLTGATIARTASGAAVKRGSQRNLTFASRQWAQIPAGRELNSDPLRMSTTAKEKLTVTLYFAQRTGPATYHSQAIANGYRAEGDHRVDPGGGAYTRTAQNWYYLTRLDVRGVQAQPRSGIVALGDSLTDGVRSTRNANNRYPDQLAERLINNRTPRPVLNAGISSNRLLTKSPCGGESAMARFRRDVVLQPGTRTVIVLVGTNDIRQQAGTTRCAQGAPRITAQRLIDGHRYLIKWAHERGLKAVGATLPPCSCIGTNETIRTQLNQWIRRTAGTSSGYDALADFDRALANPNRPYTLRPAYDSSDHVHPNDAGYQRMAQAVPLRQL; this comes from the coding sequence ATGCCCGACAGCGCCGCGGAACGTCCCAGCGCTGCTCCTGCGGTGTTCTGGCGGGGCAGCTGGGCCGCCGCGCAGCAGCCCCTTAACCCGAACGTTCCCGGCTGGGCGCGCCAGGGCTTCGCCAACCAGTCGGTGCGCCAAGTCGTCCGGCTCACCATGGGCGGCACGATGGTGCGGGTACGGCTGTCCAACCTGTACGGCACCACGCCCCTGCGGCTGACCGGCGCCACCATCGCCCGCACCGCCTCCGGCGCGGCCGTCAAACGCGGCTCCCAGCGCAACCTCACCTTCGCCAGCCGGCAGTGGGCCCAGATCCCCGCGGGCAGGGAACTGAACAGCGACCCGCTGCGCATGAGCACCACGGCGAAGGAGAAGCTCACCGTCACCCTGTACTTCGCCCAACGCACCGGCCCCGCGACCTACCACAGCCAGGCCATCGCCAACGGCTACCGGGCTGAGGGCGACCACCGTGTCGACCCCGGCGGCGGAGCGTACACACGAACCGCACAGAACTGGTACTACCTCACCCGGCTCGACGTCCGCGGCGTCCAGGCACAACCACGCAGCGGCATCGTCGCCCTGGGCGACTCCCTCACCGACGGAGTTCGCTCCACCCGCAACGCGAACAACCGCTACCCCGACCAGCTCGCCGAACGCCTGATCAACAACAGGACCCCCCGCCCTGTCCTCAACGCCGGCATCAGCTCCAACCGGCTGCTGACCAAGTCTCCCTGCGGTGGGGAATCGGCCATGGCACGCTTCCGGCGGGACGTCGTCCTCCAGCCCGGAACACGGACGGTGATCGTGCTCGTAGGCACCAACGACATCCGCCAGCAAGCAGGAACCACTCGGTGCGCCCAGGGCGCGCCCAGGATCACCGCCCAGCGACTGATCGACGGTCACCGCTACCTGATCAAGTGGGCTCACGAACGGGGCCTGAAAGCCGTCGGCGCCACCCTTCCGCCCTGCAGCTGCATCGGCACCAACGAGACCATCCGCACGCAGCTCAACCAGTGGATCCGCCGCACCGCCGGCACCAGCAGCGGCTACGACGCCCTGGCCGACTTCGACCGCGCCCTGGCCAACCCCAACCGGCCCTACACCCTGCGCCCCGCCTACGACAGCAGCGACCACGTCCACCCCAACGACGCCGGCTACCAGCGCATGGCCCAAGCCGTCCCGCTCAGGCAACTGTGA
- a CDS encoding ATP-binding protein, whose translation MLVSPSLDRPIAHALVTAHTGHITLDTAPGHGCAFRILLPLPDLPQTPTTDATGY comes from the coding sequence TTGCTGGTCAGCCCGTCTCTGGACCGGCCCATCGCCCACGCCCTGGTCACCGCACACACCGGCCACATCACCCTTGACACGGCTCCCGGTCACGGCTGCGCCTTCCGCATCCTGCTGCCCCTGCCCGACCTGCCGCAGACCCCAACCACCGACGCGACCGGTTACTGA
- a CDS encoding class I SAM-dependent methyltransferase yields MPETSVAHFYDELADDYHLIYSDWDASIRRQGDALDALIGQDGVEVLDCSCGIGTQAIGLALRGHRVTGTDLSPRAIARASREAARRSLSLCTAAADMRRLPFPDGRFDVVVCADNSLPHLLTEQDVRAALAAMRRVLRPDGLLLVSTRHYDDLLRDHPVSTPPQVHRTAACADDGERTVTFQLWHWHDDGEHYDLEHFQLLPAGGEWHVQVRRTTYWALSQDRLAGLAAEAGFVDVRWRMPQETGFFQPLLMARVGD; encoded by the coding sequence ATGCCTGAGACATCGGTGGCGCACTTTTACGACGAACTGGCCGACGACTACCACTTGATCTACTCAGACTGGGACGCCAGCATTCGCCGGCAAGGGGACGCTCTCGACGCCCTTATCGGTCAGGATGGCGTCGAGGTGCTCGATTGTTCCTGCGGAATCGGCACGCAGGCCATCGGCCTTGCGCTCCGCGGGCACCGCGTCACCGGCACCGATCTCAGCCCGCGCGCCATCGCCCGCGCCAGCCGTGAGGCCGCCCGCCGGAGCCTCAGTCTGTGCACGGCGGCTGCCGACATGCGACGCCTCCCGTTTCCCGACGGTCGGTTCGATGTCGTCGTCTGCGCTGACAACTCGCTGCCCCACCTGCTGACCGAGCAGGATGTGCGCGCCGCCCTGGCCGCGATGCGTCGCGTGCTGCGCCCTGACGGTCTGCTGCTGGTCAGCACACGCCACTACGACGACCTGTTGCGTGACCACCCCGTTTCGACGCCCCCACAAGTCCACCGGACCGCCGCCTGCGCCGACGACGGAGAACGAACGGTCACCTTCCAGCTCTGGCACTGGCACGACGACGGAGAGCACTACGACCTGGAGCACTTCCAACTTCTTCCGGCAGGCGGAGAATGGCACGTCCAGGTCCGCCGGACCACCTACTGGGCCCTCAGCCAGGACCGGTTGGCTGGCCTCGCAGCTGAGGCCGGCTTTGTCGACGTCCGGTGGCGGATGCCGCAAGAGACAGGCTTCTTCCAGCCGCTGCTTATGGCCCGCGTCGGCGATTAA